In the genome of Gloeotrichia echinulata CP02, one region contains:
- a CDS encoding Uma2 family endonuclease, with protein MTLAKPSELGITHLPDHTELPESDGNFVKNFQEHPQSLLLTDSITERLQELHPDNQYSIGQDSGIYWRLTDPPERGAEAPDWFYVPNVSPLLNGQFRRSYVLWQEYVAPLIVLEFVSGDGSDERDKNPLKGKFWVYEQAIRVPFYGIYEFSKASVEVYHLVDGKYQLLPANERGHYPIPPMGVELGIWQGQYKNMEAPWLRWWDAQGNLLLSSDEKSQQLSSQLEEVSSQLEQEQQKAERLAQRLRQLGIEPDDV; from the coding sequence ATGACCCTTGCTAAACCTTCTGAACTAGGCATTACCCATCTTCCCGACCATACCGAGTTACCAGAGTCAGACGGAAATTTCGTGAAAAATTTTCAAGAACATCCCCAAAGTCTCCTGCTCACTGACTCAATTACAGAGCGATTGCAGGAATTACATCCTGATAACCAATACAGTATTGGTCAAGATTCTGGTATCTACTGGCGTTTAACAGACCCCCCAGAAAGAGGCGCCGAAGCACCCGATTGGTTTTATGTACCAAATGTATCACCGCTTTTGAATGGTCAATTTCGCCGTTCTTATGTTTTATGGCAAGAATACGTAGCACCATTAATTGTCTTAGAATTTGTATCTGGTGATGGCTCAGATGAACGAGATAAAAATCCTCTAAAGGGGAAATTTTGGGTGTATGAGCAAGCGATTCGAGTGCCGTTTTATGGTATCTATGAGTTTAGTAAAGCTTCAGTAGAGGTTTATCATTTAGTAGATGGTAAGTATCAATTACTGCCAGCAAATGAAAGAGGTCACTATCCCATTCCCCCAATGGGTGTGGAATTGGGTATTTGGCAAGGGCAATATAAAAACATGGAAGCTCCTTGGTTACGCTGGTGGGATGCTCAGGGGAATTTATTATTGAGTAGCGATGAGAAATCCCAACAATTATCATCTCAGTTAGAAGAAGTATCATCACAGTTAGAGCAAGAACAGCAAAAGGCTGAACGCTTGGCGCAAAGGTTGCGTCAGTTGGGGATTGAACCTGATGATGTGTAA